The nucleotide sequence CCGTCAGTTATGCGAATAGGGATGCCACCGAAACCCTACGGAACGGAGTTTTGGTTTCCGCATATAAAAATAAGGATGGAAGCATAGTGGTAGTAGCTATAAATCAAAAGGAAGAAGCTGCTGACCTAGAATTTAATTCAGATTTCCGATCCTTTGCTAGAGTGATAAGTTATGTAACGGATGCTGGGCAAAATTTGAAAAGTAAGGTTTTAGGGAAACCTAAGAAGGGAATATTCACGGTAGGTAAAAAATCAATAACCACTTTTATTTTTCAATCAAAATAGATTTTAAACATATAGCAAGAATTAAATATGAAGCATTTCAATAAGTTACGGTCCATCACTAGTCTTGGGATTTTAGTTATAATAGCTAGTTGTAATTTAACTGCCCAAACCACGGTAGATGCTACTTCTGACACTTATCAAAAACCCAATATCATATTCATCTTAACGGATGATTTGGGTTATGGCGATTTGGGAGTCTTCTTTCAAAAGCAAAGAGCTGATAAAGAGGGGAAGCATTCCCCACAGGAATTTACGCCCAATTTAGACCGTATGGCCAATGAAGGCGCCTTATTGCCGCAACATTATTCCGCCGCACCGGTTTGTGCCCCGTCAAGGGCATCGCTACTATTGGGGCAAAGCCAAGGACATTCCAATATAAGGGACAATCAGTTTGATAAGGCTTTGGCCTATAACCATACCTTGGGATCCGTTTTACAAGGGGCAAACTATAAGACCGCAGCTATAGGCAAATGGGGTTTGCAAGGAAAAGGAAAGGCCCCGAATTGGCCTGCCCACCCCCTAAACCAAGGCTTTGATTATTACTTAGGGTATATGAGGCATGGCGATGGGCATGAACATTACCCCAAGGAAGGGATATACCGTGGCACCAAAGAGGTTTACGAAAACCGGACCAACATAACCCCTGACCTCGACAAGTGTTATACCGCTGATTTATGGACTGCGGCCGCCAAAAAATGGATCGTAGACCATAAACGGGGAGAGGAAAAAGACAGGCCATTTTTTATGTATTTGGCCTATGACACACCGCATGCCGTTTTGGAGTTGCCTACACAGGCCTATCCCAAAGGAGGCGGACTTAACGGGGGGCTACAATGGCTTGGTGAACCGGGTAAAATGATAAATACCGCTAGTGGTGAAGTGGATTCGTGGATTCACCCCGATTATGCCGATGCTACTTACATTCCGGAGAACGGTAAAAAGCCGGTGCCGTGGACCGATGTTTACAAAAGGTATGCCACGGATACACGTAGGATTGACTCCGCCGTGGGCGATATTCTCCAACTTTTAAAAGACCTTAAAATTGATGATAATACCTTGGTCATATTTACTTCCGATAATGGGCCATCGGTAGAATCGTATTTGAAAGACCAGCCCATTGTACCTACTTTCTTTGGTAGTTACGGACCTTTTACCGGAATCAAAAGAGACTGTTGGGAGGGAGGACTGCGTATGCCGACCATTGCAAGATGGCCTGAAGCTATTAAACCGGGAACGGTTGTTTCCAGCCCTAGTATATCTTACGATTGGATGCCTACCTTTTCTGAAATGGCCGGTTTGCCGGCTCCGGCGGTTTCCAACGGAACCTCGTTGTTGCCTTCCCTAACAGGAAAAGGAAAGCAGTCACCCAGTACTATTTATGTCGAATATTTTGAAGGTGGAAAAACACCGGGCTATGATGATTTTAGCGCCGATTTGAAGAGCCGTTGTCGGAATCAAATGCAGATGATACGAAAAGGCGATTACGTGGGGGTTAGATATGATATTCAGTCGGAAAAGGATGACTTTGAGATCTATAATGTAATCGATGATATGAGCCAATCGGTAAACCTAGGCGAGTCTGCCAATTTTACGGCGCTTCAAGAAGAAATGAAAGCCAATGTTTTACAGCGACGAATGCCCAATGCTACTGCAGCTAGACCTTATGATCAAGCCTTGGTTCCGGGCGTTGTGGAAAAAGAGGTGAAAGAAGGCATTGCTTGGAAATCCTACGAAGGGAAATTCCGTTGGGTGCCATCTGTTGAATCCTTAACCCCAAATGAAACGGGGGTATCTGCCCATATAAATTCCGAAATTCGAACCTCGGGCAATAGTAGTATCCTTTATTTTGAAGGATATATAGAAGTGCCCGTGGATGGAGACTATACTTTTTATTTACGTGCCAATGCAGGAGGGGTATTGCGTATCCATGAATCTACCGTTATCGATGCCGATTTCGGATACATAAAGAATTCTAACATGAGCGGGCAATACAGGCTGAAGGCCGGGTTACACCCGGTTAAATTCTATTTAAAAAACGGTAAAAAGGCTAGTCCCCAATTCAAATTGGAATGGAGTGGGCCTTCTTTTGCCAAAGAAGCTATTTCCGAGTCGGTTCTGTTCCATTAAGAAAAGACGACTTGCGAAAGGGGGCTATTAGCTGCTTGGTGTTATTTCGATATAGAAAGGTTTTAGGTAACCACTGGTATTGTAAAGTAAGGGGGTTAGCTTGTAACTCCCTTTTGATAGCTTGAGGTTTTTTACTTCTAGCACATCATCGGAAAGGTTTTTAAAGCTTAGCGATTCTTTTAGGGACCCTATGGTCAATTTTAAGTTTATGTCACCGCCTATTTTTCGGCCCATATGAATTTTGATGGTGTAGTTTCCTTGTTTTGCAACGGTAATCGCCCATCCTACAATCTCCTTGTTAAAATTGGGGTCTAAGGTAAATTCCCCGTCATTGAGGTTTAGAACCGTAGTAGGTTCGTGTACCGTACCTATAATGGCAGGGTGCGATTTGATAAAATTAGGCTCGGCAAACATTTCATCCAGCCACTGGTCCAATTCGGTTTTTAACTCCTTGGATTTTTTGTTTTTTGGAGTTGCCAAATTCGTCAGTTCATAGGGGTCTTGGGCCAAATCATATAGTTCGAATTTCTCAACGGAGGCGTTCCCATCACAATTGCCTACGAGCTTGAACTCCTTGTTTCTAATGGAGATATTATTGTATTTTTCGGGGCCACCACGTACCCAACTTCGCACGATGGAGCGATTTTCCAAAGTAGTATCACGACCGGATAAAAGTCCAAGAAGACTGGTACCGTCTATTTTTCGGTCTGTAGGCACCTTGGCCCGGCATAGCTCGGCCAATGTCGGCAAGATATCATAATGGGCGGCAGGCGTATTTATATCCCTATTGCCCATAAATTTTGAAGGTAAACGCCAAAAGCTCGGAACGCGAACACCACCTTCGTAAACATAGGATTTTCGGCCTCGCATGCCAGCAATGTACCGGTCATGCTGAGGGCCATTGTCCGTCATAAAAATAACTAAAGTATTCTCGCTAAGTTTTAAATCATCGAGTTGCTGAAAAAGCCGCTTTAAGTTGTCATCTATATTGGATACCATGGCATAGACTTTTCTAGCTTGCTCCTTGGTTTTTTCATTCATTGCAGGAAAAGGTCTGTTATCATTTTCAAAACCGGAAGCAGGGTCGATATCCTTATATAGATCGTAATATTTTTGAGGAACCTGCAGAGGGGCGTGTGGCGCGTTGTAGGCAAGGTAAAGGAAGAAAGGTTTGGCCTTGTTTTGATCTATAAAATCAATGGCGACATCGGTAAACACGTCGGAGCAATAGCCTTCACTTTGAAACATTTCTCCATTTTTCCAGAGTACGGGGTTAAAATAACTGCTGTCTCTTTTTGCCGTATTGGGCCAATCTCCCGGCTGACCTATACCACCGGATAAATGACGTAACGTAAAATCAAAACCTTGGTCTTGGGGTCTTGAGGGATAATTATCGCCCAAATGCCATTTGCCGACCATACCTGTAGCATAGCCTTCCTGTTTTAGCATTTCCGCGAGGGTTATCTCATTTGTAGACATAATGGCCCCACCTCTATAAGTATCCCTTACACCTGTTCTTAAGGGGTGTCTACCGGTCATTAGTGCCGCTCTTGTAGGAGCACATACGGGAGATACTATAAATTCATCAAATCGAACACTTTCTCGGGCAAAAGCATCGATTGTGGGGGTTTTCACATGCGGATTGCCATAATAGCCCAAATCACCAAAACCTTGATCGTCGGTCATGACCATAATGACATTGGGCCTCGGGTTTTCCGGTGCTTGGGATTGAAGGTATAGACAGAAATGACTTAAGACAAGTATTAGTACTTTAGAATGTTGAAACATAGGTGCTTTGTATAAAACGAATATCGGGTTAACGCGAAATACGCCGGACAATGGTTTTTTTGTTGACCTTCGCCATTTTATTGGGTGTAGGGTACCATTCCATTTTTGTCTACATGATAACCGTATTTTTTTATGTACTCAGGTCCTGAAAGAAACGCGTCGTTATTGGCATTCAACCTTTGGGTCAATGTCTTGTCAAGCCTTTCTTGTATTGCGCTAAACTCAGCTTGGCCGATAAGGTTATTTTGTTGAAAGGGATCCGTTTGATTGTCATATAAAAGCCACGGCCCGTTTAAATCTCGGGCATAGGTGTACCTGAGGGTTCTAAGTCCCCTAAACTCCTTGCCTCCTCTATGTCTGCCCCATTGTCCAAAAGGTTGGATACATCTTATTTCGGCTGCGTAATCTATATCGTCTTCATTGTTTTTAATGATGGAACTAAAGTTCATGCCTTCTATGCTTTTGGGTATGTCAATATCGCACAAGCCCAATAATGTGGGTAAAATATCTTCGGTATTGATAACTGTTTTTTTGACCGCGGGAGCCAGGTTCATGTCCTTAGGTAATTTCATTAACATGGGTACCCGAATAGATTCTTCATAGGGTTGCTGCTTTTTGTAGGCTCCTTGTGAACCTAGCATATCCCCATGGTCGGAAGTGAAGAGTATCAAGGTGTTTTCCCATTGTCCCTCTTCCTTGAGTTTTTTGGTGATTTTCCCGATCATATCATCTATGGCCGCAATATGGGCATAATAGCCGGCCAAATCGGTTTTGGCCTTTTCCTGCATTTCTTCCGGTACGTTTTCCCGTAGTTTGATGTTTGCAGGGTCGAACATCTTTCTATACTTCTCCGGTGCGGTATGGTAGGGGGCATGTGGCGTGCCATAGGAAACGATCATCATAAAAGGTGATGAGTCCCCATTTTTGGTCTGGATATAATTTAGGGCCGCATCGGTCTGGTCAAAAGTATCGTAGTGTTCCCAGATTTTTTGTTCGGGATCGAGATTGTCATAGTAAACGGAATGATTGTAATCATGGGTGCATTCATTGGCCTTCCAAAAATCGAAGCCCTGTCTTCTCGCTCCCGGAGGAACATTTTGAAGCCTGCCGTGTCCGTCTAAATGCCATTTGCCGATATATCCGGTATCGTAATGGTTCTTGTTGAATATTTTGGCCATGGTCAGCGCATTGGTATCCAATTGCACATCGTTCATAAAAACGCCATTGCTCAAAGGCCGTTGGCCGGTCAATAGTGATGCTCGAAACGGGGTACATACCGGTGTGCCCGATACGGCATTTTCAAAGTTTAGGCTCTCGGAAGCCAATACATCTAAATTAGGGGTAATGGCATTGGGGTCACCGGCATATCCTGTAGCTTGGGCACGCCATTGATCGGTCAAAAGAATAAGGACATTGGGCTTTTGAATAGCCCCTTTATCTGAAGGGGCCGCTTTTTTGGTTTCATTGCACGATATACTTGAGATAAGAATACCGGCCCATAGGAGATGGGAGAAAAAGGGGAAGAGACTTCTTATAAAATTATCGGGCATAATGCTGTAGTTTTTAAATGATGCACAGGGCGGTTGTTGGGTTCAAGTGACTTCCTTTGGGGGTTATTCAATTTCCCAATCATCGGTTCTAAAGGAAGAAGCGGGTAGGCCTTCGGTATTAAATAGTTCCCCTTCAACAAAGTCATCAAAGGCATAGCGCACGGCTACGGGCTCTTTTACGAAGGCAGAGAACAGCGTGATTCCTTGCCAGTTGATAGTGGCATGGGCCGGATAGAAACGCTTGTTTTTTCCGGCAATCTTAAAGTTGGTAAGTGCTTTTCCAAAGGTATTTAAACCGTGTTGGGCGTGATCAAAGGTCAATCTTACCGCTGGGCCTTCTATGGTCATTTCCTTTAAAACGGGACCGGAGTAGGCAATACCCGGAATTTCGTAGGTCTGTGCCAAGGCTTGATAGGCAAAACGTTCACCGCCCACTTGCTTATTAGAGGGGTGAATGCAATTCTTCTCGCCAATATCCATTAAACAGACCATTCCCGTGTTTTCGGTAAGTTTTAAGGTGTTATACTGGGCTTCTCTGAGCAAGGCCGAATTTATACCGGGTGTAGCGTAATCATACGGTGCAATTTGGGCATAGTAAAAGGGAAAATCGCCTAGGCCCAATTCCTTACGCCAATTCGCGATGAGTCCGGGTAAGAGTTGCCCATATTTTTTAGGATGCTTTCTATTCGATTCCCCTTGGTACCAAATGGCCCCTTTTATGGTATAGCCGATAATCGGATGGATCATGGCATTGAACAGGGCAGAGGGTATTTTCTGCGATAACTTTCCTTTAGCGTCCAAGCCCGGTTCGGGTACCCAATCGAATTCTTTTAAGCCATCTTCACTGATCCAAGGCTCTATGGCCGTTCCGCCCCAGCTAGAACTGATCAATCCTACAGGTACCTGAAGAACCTCTTGCAACATTTTGCCGAAATAATAGGCCGTGGCACTAAAATTTGCGGCCGTTCCTGGAGTGGAATTTTGCCACTCGCCATTAAAATCTTCCAATCTTTTTAAGCTGGCATTTCGCTCAACGGTAAAAAAACGTAAGGAGGGATTGGTAGAGGTCGCAATAGCTTTGTTCGAGCCTAGAACAGGTTGGTTGATATTACCTTTAAGCGTCATAAACATGTTTGATTGCCCGGAGCAAAGCCATACTTCACCGATAAGGACATCTGAAAGGGTCAATGTTCTTTCATCGGAAATCGTAATGGAATAAGGCCCTCCCGCAGCAGGGGTTCGGATTTTCAATCGCCAGTCCCCACGTAAGTCGGCATGGGTTTTATAGGTCTTGTCATCCCAAGAAGTCTTTATTTCAACAAGGTGGCCCGGAGAAGCCGAACCCCAAATGGAAGTGTTCGATTGTTGCTGAAGTACCATATGGTCCCCAAAAAGGGCAGGTAATTTTATTTCGGCTTTGGCCACAGGGGCCACACATAGGAGAATAAGAAATAAGAGCTTTTTTACGATCGAATTTTTAAGCATAGTCGAGATGATGGTTAAATAGTGAAGTGTTTTATTTTTTGTTGAGGATGAGTTTTATTTTTTTCCAAGGATGGGGATATGCGGTAATCCATAATTCTGGGTCAAAGCTTAAATTGGCTTTATCATAGCCCATGACAAAAACATCGATTTCTTTACCTACCATATTCTTGTCCAAAGGAATATAATAGGTGTAATTCGTATCCCTGCGTGAATTTAGAAATTCCCAGGTGTTCGAAGGGAAGGAGGAAGCCCTGTCATTTGCACCGATATAATTTTCGCCGATTTTGGCACCGGCATAGGCCCCCTCAATACCGTGTTTTCCATTTAGGGCAACACAGAGATAGCTGCCATCGGCAATTTCGTCCAAGACGATTTTTGACTTCCATACTTTTTTTGCGATTTTCTTACTGGAATGCGCAAACAGATTAGAGGCTTTCCACAAGCTACGATCCAGTTTTTTTCCATTCGCCAGACCTTCAATTTCTACGATGCGTTGCGGAAAATTTTTAAACCGTAAATAACGTACCTTTTTATTGAGGCTTATCTCTATTTGTGTAGCCGCCAAATACGTGATTTCTTCCCAATGGACCAAGTTGGTGGATACCTCTACAAAATTACCTTCGGCAACTAGTAAAGGCTGTAAGGAAAACTCGTCTGGAACGGTAATTATAAGTTTGTCCATATAGGTGACTTCACCTAAATCTAAGCGTAAGCTCCCGCCATCGACCCTTGGGTCTAAACGAAACTTCCGGGAAGGCCAAAACCCGGTTTTTAAATTGCCGTCAAATAAATTTTTATCCCAAACGCCTCTGTTGACAAATGCCTTTTGATTGAAAAATGCATCCCTTGCCGCCTTTACCTCGGGTATAAGGGTTGCTCCGGAACGTTGTAGTGAACGTACTTCCAGGGCATTGTTATCTGCCGCAAATACGGTGGCTTCGTATATAGATTCCACATCTTCGGGAATGGCCGTTTCGGTAAAGGGGCTTAGTTTACGGTGAAAATTGTTCCTTAGCTTATTTCCCGGGAAATTCAACTTCAGTTTTTTTCCTTTGACTAACCGTTGCACCTTTTTACCGTTTATTTCTGCTGAGGTATATTGGTTTTCGTTCTGTAATTGAATGTTGGATGTCGTTCCCGGCATTCCCAAGAGTTCAATTTCAATAGGGGCGTCGTCCACATTTTTTACGGTTTGAAAATTGGCGCCGGCAATTAGGGGGGCGTCATATGCTTGGGTTGTTGCTAAAAATAAAGCCGATCTAAAAGGCAACACTTCAACGGGAATGCTTTCGCCTTTGGAAAATGTACCGATCATTTTTTCGGTCGGGTGTAATTGTAGCAATGTAATAGAACCATCACCTTTAAGTCCGATTTCTTCATCGAGTTGTATGGCATAAGTGGCGGCTTCCCACTTTAGGTTTCTTAGGCTTATTAATTGGGTTTTTCCATTGCCTCGGGTTACCGCGTTTGGTCCGTACGATTCATCAGCGACTTTTCCGTCGACCAGAATGTCTCTATACTTTTTGTGAATGTTGTAAATGTGGGCCAACTTAGAAAATTCATTCTCATTGAGTAGCCAAGGGTTTCCGTAAATTTCGGGGGATAAGATCAACTCGCGGTTAAAGGCTTGTAAGATCAAATCATCTTCCCAATAATCTAGGCAAGACGAAATACATACGCCATGGTCTTCCGTTAAGCGCTGTAAACCGGGAACCAAACCTCGCGATAGGGCAGAGGCCCTATGGTGTGGAGCGGTAACGTTATTGGTCATATGCACATCTATATAGGTTTCGTGACCTTCCCATAAGAAAGTGGTAGCGTAAGGTGCGGCTTTATCAAGACCTATACGATGGTTCAGTAAAATGAGGTCGGGACTATGCACACGGCATTGTTGCATCATATTGATGAAGGCATCTTCCTTTTCGGGGCGTAGCGGTCCACATACGGCATCAAACTTAAAGAGGGCAAAGTTATAATCCTTGCACAACTTTACCATTTGGTCCGTGCGGGCCTTTTCCTCCTCTGGCGTATCTCCAAACCCATCCGGTCCGCCCCAAACCCCTAATCGTATATCAAGGGATTTGGCTTGGGCGTAAATTGGGTCAAAACCGTTGGGAAACTGGGTTTTGAATCTATCGGAATAGATACTGCCATAAAAATTCTTGCCGTCAATAGCCCCTGCATCCATGGCATAAATATCCAACTGCATACCATATTCCTTCTTTAGCCATCCAAAGAATTCCAAATTGATCTTTGTTTGTTCTGCGGCGGCCCCTTCGTTGGTGTTGTTTATCCAACTAAAATATTGAGCTTTGGAAGGCGTGCGTTCATCTGCCCCGGCAGACACCTTGTTTTGTGCCGATACGGGCCAAAACGGCATTAAGAGCACCCAAAATAAAATAAGATTCCGGCTTGGAAAAAGACTGGTTGTCGTTTGGTTCATAGGTGTTTCGATGTTAGAAAATAAGATTGCGCTTCGGTATCTGACTGATGATTTATGCTTTTGGCGATACAATAATGGCGTATTGGCCTTCTTCAAGGTCGAAGTTTCCGGTTTTTAGTGCTTTGCGTTTTTTTGACTTCAATTGTACGCCCTCTTTTAAGACCGTTATTTTCTGTGAGGCATCTAGGGCTAAACTGATCTTGGCCGTAGTTCCTTTTGGGATTTCAATGCTGTATTCGTAGCTGTTGGCTGACAGCTTTTTCCAATTCGATACGATGGAGCCATAGGGCGAGTTGTATTTTGTATTTACAAATTCTAGGCCTTCCGGTGTTGACGGGGCAAGTACGAACTTTTTAAAACCGGGATGCTCAGGGTCGGGGCGGATGCCGCCCAACCACCTGTAAAACCATTCGGAAACAGAACCGAACATGGGATGGTTGTTAGAGAAAGTATTATCACTTTCTTTCCATGTCTCCCATAGAGTGGTGGCACCATTATCTACCATAAAGCCCCAACCCGGAAAGGCCTTGCTGTTGACAACGTCAAAAACGACTTCAGGTGAAAGGTTTTTAGAGGCGGCTTCCAGTATATATTTGGTTCCGAAG is from Zobellia galactanivorans and encodes:
- a CDS encoding arylsulfatase, translating into MFQHSKVLILVLSHFCLYLQSQAPENPRPNVIMVMTDDQGFGDLGYYGNPHVKTPTIDAFARESVRFDEFIVSPVCAPTRAALMTGRHPLRTGVRDTYRGGAIMSTNEITLAEMLKQEGYATGMVGKWHLGDNYPSRPQDQGFDFTLRHLSGGIGQPGDWPNTAKRDSSYFNPVLWKNGEMFQSEGYCSDVFTDVAIDFIDQNKAKPFFLYLAYNAPHAPLQVPQKYYDLYKDIDPASGFENDNRPFPAMNEKTKEQARKVYAMVSNIDDNLKRLFQQLDDLKLSENTLVIFMTDNGPQHDRYIAGMRGRKSYVYEGGVRVPSFWRLPSKFMGNRDINTPAAHYDILPTLAELCRAKVPTDRKIDGTSLLGLLSGRDTTLENRSIVRSWVRGGPEKYNNISIRNKEFKLVGNCDGNASVEKFELYDLAQDPYELTNLATPKNKKSKELKTELDQWLDEMFAEPNFIKSHPAIIGTVHEPTTVLNLNDGEFTLDPNFNKEIVGWAITVAKQGNYTIKIHMGRKIGGDINLKLTIGSLKESLSFKNLSDDVLEVKNLKLSKGSYKLTPLLYNTSGYLKPFYIEITPSS
- a CDS encoding sulfatase family protein, whose product is MPDNFIRSLFPFFSHLLWAGILISSISCNETKKAAPSDKGAIQKPNVLILLTDQWRAQATGYAGDPNAITPNLDVLASESLNFENAVSGTPVCTPFRASLLTGQRPLSNGVFMNDVQLDTNALTMAKIFNKNHYDTGYIGKWHLDGHGRLQNVPPGARRQGFDFWKANECTHDYNHSVYYDNLDPEQKIWEHYDTFDQTDAALNYIQTKNGDSSPFMMIVSYGTPHAPYHTAPEKYRKMFDPANIKLRENVPEEMQEKAKTDLAGYYAHIAAIDDMIGKITKKLKEEGQWENTLILFTSDHGDMLGSQGAYKKQQPYEESIRVPMLMKLPKDMNLAPAVKKTVINTEDILPTLLGLCDIDIPKSIEGMNFSSIIKNNEDDIDYAAEIRCIQPFGQWGRHRGGKEFRGLRTLRYTYARDLNGPWLLYDNQTDPFQQNNLIGQAEFSAIQERLDKTLTQRLNANNDAFLSGPEYIKKYGYHVDKNGMVPYTQ
- a CDS encoding sulfatase-like hydrolase/transferase; its protein translation is MKHFNKLRSITSLGILVIIASCNLTAQTTVDATSDTYQKPNIIFILTDDLGYGDLGVFFQKQRADKEGKHSPQEFTPNLDRMANEGALLPQHYSAAPVCAPSRASLLLGQSQGHSNIRDNQFDKALAYNHTLGSVLQGANYKTAAIGKWGLQGKGKAPNWPAHPLNQGFDYYLGYMRHGDGHEHYPKEGIYRGTKEVYENRTNITPDLDKCYTADLWTAAAKKWIVDHKRGEEKDRPFFMYLAYDTPHAVLELPTQAYPKGGGLNGGLQWLGEPGKMINTASGEVDSWIHPDYADATYIPENGKKPVPWTDVYKRYATDTRRIDSAVGDILQLLKDLKIDDNTLVIFTSDNGPSVESYLKDQPIVPTFFGSYGPFTGIKRDCWEGGLRMPTIARWPEAIKPGTVVSSPSISYDWMPTFSEMAGLPAPAVSNGTSLLPSLTGKGKQSPSTIYVEYFEGGKTPGYDDFSADLKSRCRNQMQMIRKGDYVGVRYDIQSEKDDFEIYNVIDDMSQSVNLGESANFTALQEEMKANVLQRRMPNATAARPYDQALVPGVVEKEVKEGIAWKSYEGKFRWVPSVESLTPNETGVSAHINSEIRTSGNSSILYFEGYIEVPVDGDYTFYLRANAGGVLRIHESTVIDADFGYIKNSNMSGQYRLKAGLHPVKFYLKNGKKASPQFKLEWSGPSFAKEAISESVLFH
- a CDS encoding sialate O-acetylesterase; this translates as MLKNSIVKKLLFLILLCVAPVAKAEIKLPALFGDHMVLQQQSNTSIWGSASPGHLVEIKTSWDDKTYKTHADLRGDWRLKIRTPAAGGPYSITISDERTLTLSDVLIGEVWLCSGQSNMFMTLKGNINQPVLGSNKAIATSTNPSLRFFTVERNASLKRLEDFNGEWQNSTPGTAANFSATAYYFGKMLQEVLQVPVGLISSSWGGTAIEPWISEDGLKEFDWVPEPGLDAKGKLSQKIPSALFNAMIHPIIGYTIKGAIWYQGESNRKHPKKYGQLLPGLIANWRKELGLGDFPFYYAQIAPYDYATPGINSALLREAQYNTLKLTENTGMVCLMDIGEKNCIHPSNKQVGGERFAYQALAQTYEIPGIAYSGPVLKEMTIEGPAVRLTFDHAQHGLNTFGKALTNFKIAGKNKRFYPAHATINWQGITLFSAFVKEPVAVRYAFDDFVEGELFNTEGLPASSFRTDDWEIE